The following proteins come from a genomic window of Helicobacter canadensis MIT 98-5491:
- a CDS encoding branched-chain amino acid transaminase, whose translation MNEAKSIWMDGKLVPWKDAKIHVLTHTLHYGNAVFEGTRAYKTDKGMAIFKLKEHTKRLLNSAKIVAIDSPYTQEELEKAQIELIKDNNFTSNTYIRPLIYLGYGAMGVYHKNSPVQVAIAAWEWGAYLGDEGLEKGIRVKTSSLTRNSIKSLFGKAKAAGNYLNSQMAKFEAIECGYEEALLLDDSGMIAEGSGECFFIVREGKLITPPNDSSLESITQDSVITLAKDLGLEVIRRNITRDEVYIADEAFFTGTAAEITPIRELDSRIIGNGQRGEITYKLQNAFFDIVYGRNPKYSHWLTYIS comes from the coding sequence ATGAATGAAGCAAAATCAATTTGGATGGATGGCAAACTCGTGCCTTGGAAAGATGCAAAAATCCATGTATTAACCCACACTTTGCATTATGGAAATGCAGTATTTGAAGGAACAAGAGCCTATAAAACCGATAAGGGAATGGCTATTTTTAAACTTAAAGAACACACCAAACGACTTTTAAATTCTGCAAAAATCGTTGCAATTGATTCTCCTTATACACAAGAAGAGCTTGAAAAAGCACAAATTGAACTCATTAAAGATAATAATTTCACAAGTAACACTTACATTCGACCTCTAATTTATCTAGGGTATGGGGCTATGGGAGTTTATCACAAAAACTCTCCGGTGCAAGTTGCTATTGCAGCTTGGGAATGGGGTGCTTATCTTGGTGATGAGGGATTAGAAAAAGGTATCCGCGTAAAAACTTCATCACTCACTCGAAATTCTATAAAATCACTTTTTGGGAAAGCCAAAGCAGCTGGAAATTATCTCAACTCACAAATGGCAAAATTTGAAGCTATTGAATGTGGTTATGAAGAAGCTTTACTACTTGATGATTCAGGAATGATTGCAGAAGGTAGTGGAGAATGCTTTTTTATCGTTAGAGAAGGCAAGCTAATCACTCCACCCAATGATTCTTCTTTAGAATCCATTACACAAGATTCCGTAATTACTCTTGCAAAAGATCTAGGATTAGAAGTCATAAGACGCAATATCACACGCGATGAAGTTTATATTGCCGATGAAGCATTTTTCACAGGAACCGCAGCAGAAATAACTCCAATTCGCGAACTTGATTCTCGCATCATTGGTAATGGGCAAAGAGGAGAAATCACCTACAAACTCCAAAATGCCTTTTTTGATATTGTCTATGGACGCAACCCAAAATATAGCCATTGGCTAACTTATATTTCATAA
- a CDS encoding RluA family pseudouridine synthase — protein sequence MKTKQTKNSPKKNQHIPTKIPNNAQKAYKLLSAQEGISHNEAKNLIDRGLVTIQGKKLKIARALLSPNTHFKIQQLPPIKIIFQDENILALSKPAFLTSEEIVKLYPQWALLHRLDKETSGVLLLIKENSPFHLKAKEEFKKEQIFKQYVAIVEGIIDEEQEITEPLIIQKGHFAKVIVAKKNGIKAYTKITPIEIESKKTKLEILIKTGRTHQIRAHLAHIKHPIIGDTFYGGKPANRILLHAQKIALLGYSFEDSPPKEFLFQ from the coding sequence ATGAAAACAAAACAAACTAAAAATTCACCCAAAAAAAATCAACACATTCCTACAAAGATTCCAAACAATGCACAAAAAGCTTATAAACTTTTAAGTGCGCAAGAAGGAATTTCCCACAATGAAGCAAAGAATCTTATTGATAGGGGGCTAGTTACTATTCAAGGAAAAAAGCTTAAAATTGCCCGTGCCTTACTTAGCCCAAATACTCATTTTAAAATCCAACAGCTCCCGCCTATTAAAATAATTTTTCAAGATGAAAATATCCTTGCCCTCTCTAAACCCGCTTTTTTAACTTCAGAAGAAATTGTTAAACTCTATCCTCAATGGGCACTACTCCATCGACTTGACAAAGAAACAAGTGGTGTCTTATTGCTCATTAAAGAAAATAGCCCATTTCATCTCAAAGCCAAAGAAGAATTCAAAAAAGAACAAATCTTTAAGCAATATGTTGCTATTGTAGAGGGAATCATTGATGAAGAGCAAGAAATTACCGAGCCCCTTATTATCCAAAAAGGGCATTTTGCTAAAGTCATTGTAGCTAAGAAAAATGGCATCAAAGCTTACACTAAAATCACTCCCATAGAAATTGAAAGCAAAAAAACCAAGTTAGAGATTCTTATCAAAACAGGAAGAACTCACCAAATAAGAGCACATTTAGCTCACATCAAACATCCTATTATTGGAGATACTTTCTATGGTGGCAAACCTGCTAATCGAATCTTGCTACACGCTCAAAAGATTGCACTACTGGGTTATAGCTTTGAAGATTCTCCGCCAAAAGAATTTCTTTTTCAATAG
- the thrC gene encoding threonine synthase → MQQQYFIGTRGGDCPSITFKDALLNPNAPYGGLYTLKNLPTFSKEEIQSFANLDYTSLAKNIFKALGLGIVDSILENALKLYKNFDDSKIPAPLEKINETLYIQKLYCGPTRAFKDMALQPFGSIFSDFISNSSKEYLILTATSGDTGPATLQSFANKPHIKVVCIYPKGGTSDVQRLQMTTLEAKNLKVIGINGNFDDAQNMLKNLLKDENFKATLEQKNISLSAANSVNFGRIAFQILYHIYSSLQVYNLTKKPVHIIVPSGNFGNALGAFYAKIMGFPIQKIWIASNSNNILTEFIQTGIYDISHKSLQKTYSPAMDILKSSNVERILFALFGENRTRELMESLEKNKKYSLEKSELQKIQQYFEATFCEDSYCLETLKKYATMGIIIDPHTACGIKAYEQIQSLDSSIPCILCSTAEWTKFAPTLTKALGMGDLSDEEALHTLAQKFSISIPKQILELFTKNEIHTQVVDKDLLPQTILQWL, encoded by the coding sequence GTGCAACAACAATACTTCATAGGGACAAGAGGAGGCGATTGCCCTTCTATAACTTTTAAAGATGCTCTTTTAAACCCCAATGCCCCTTATGGCGGATTATATACATTAAAAAATTTACCCACTTTTTCTAAAGAAGAAATTCAATCCTTTGCAAATTTAGATTATACTTCTCTTGCAAAAAATATTTTTAAAGCATTGGGATTAGGCATTGTAGATTCAATCCTTGAAAATGCTCTAAAACTCTACAAAAACTTTGATGATTCAAAAATTCCCGCTCCACTTGAAAAAATCAACGAAACGCTTTATATCCAAAAACTTTATTGTGGTCCAACACGCGCCTTTAAAGATATGGCATTGCAACCTTTTGGTTCAATCTTTAGTGATTTTATTAGCAATTCTTCTAAAGAATATCTTATTTTAACTGCTACAAGTGGCGACACTGGTCCTGCTACCCTCCAAAGCTTTGCAAATAAACCACATATTAAAGTCGTTTGCATTTATCCAAAAGGTGGCACAAGTGATGTCCAACGCCTACAAATGACAACCCTAGAAGCAAAGAATCTCAAAGTTATTGGAATTAATGGAAATTTTGATGATGCACAAAATATGTTAAAAAATCTCTTGAAAGATGAAAATTTCAAAGCAACCTTGGAGCAAAAAAATATTTCTTTAAGTGCTGCAAATTCTGTAAATTTTGGCAGAATCGCATTTCAGATTCTTTATCATATCTACTCTAGCTTACAAGTTTATAACCTAACCAAAAAACCTGTCCATATTATTGTGCCAAGTGGAAATTTTGGGAATGCACTTGGTGCATTTTATGCAAAAATAATGGGCTTCCCTATCCAAAAAATTTGGATTGCTTCAAATTCTAATAACATTCTTACAGAATTTATCCAAACAGGAATCTATGATATTTCCCATAAATCCTTACAAAAAACCTATTCTCCTGCGATGGATATTCTAAAAAGCTCTAATGTAGAACGAATCTTATTTGCCCTCTTTGGAGAAAATCGCACAAGAGAACTAATGGAAAGCCTTGAAAAAAACAAAAAATATTCCCTTGAAAAATCAGAACTTCAAAAAATACAACAATATTTTGAAGCCACTTTTTGTGAAGATTCTTATTGCCTTGAAACGCTTAAAAAATACGCTACTATGGGGATTATTATTGATCCACACACAGCTTGTGGTATTAAGGCTTATGAGCAAATCCAAAGCCTTGATTCTAGCATTCCTTGCATACTTTGCTCCACCGCAGAATGGACTAAATTTGCACCAACTCTCACAAAAGCCTTGGGAATGGGAGATTTAAGCGATGAAGAGGCACTGCATACTCTTGCACAAAAATTCTCCATCTCCATTCCAAAACAAATTTTGGAACTCTTCACTAAAAATGAAATTCACACTCAAGTTGTAGACAAAGACTTACTTCCACAAACTATTTTACAATGGCTATAA
- a CDS encoding zinc ribbon domain-containing protein gives MNKHLTQLIEIANLDKEIDSFEPRIKEANQELNQLLSEENALQTQVDEIKNTAKDISLSIQKNENHLEDLSLKLEEIAKKTKLIKTEKESKALSLEEELAKEQITFANEEIVRLNTLLETKNGNIKELQDKINTLQESQKEIEKKVETEIQKIKKEQQEVFDKKETLIKAMDQKIISFYEKIRKWAKNTSVVPITRQACGGCFIRINDKIYSDVIRSDDIITCPHCGRILYNQEENA, from the coding sequence ATGAATAAACACTTAACCCAACTCATAGAAATTGCAAATCTTGATAAAGAAATTGATTCTTTTGAACCAAGAATCAAAGAAGCCAACCAAGAATTAAATCAACTTTTGTCTGAAGAAAATGCACTGCAAACTCAAGTAGATGAGATTAAAAATACAGCAAAAGATATTTCTCTCTCTATTCAAAAAAATGAAAATCACCTAGAAGATCTTTCTTTGAAACTCGAAGAAATTGCCAAAAAAACTAAGCTTATAAAAACCGAAAAAGAAAGCAAAGCCTTAAGCTTGGAAGAAGAGCTTGCAAAAGAGCAAATCACTTTTGCTAATGAAGAAATCGTGCGTCTAAACACTCTTTTAGAAACCAAAAATGGCAATATCAAAGAATTGCAAGACAAGATTAACACACTCCAAGAATCACAGAAAGAAATTGAAAAAAAAGTAGAAACAGAAATTCAAAAAATCAAAAAAGAACAACAAGAAGTTTTTGACAAAAAAGAAACACTCATCAAAGCAATGGATCAAAAAATCATCTCTTTTTATGAAAAAATCCGCAAATGGGCAAAAAATACAAGTGTAGTGCCTATCACTAGACAAGCTTGTGGAGGTTGTTTTATTCGCATTAATGACAAAATTTACTCTGATGTTATTCGCTCTGATGATATTATCACCTGCCCACATTGCGGAAGAATCCTTTATAATCAAGAAGAAAATGCTTAA
- a CDS encoding Nif3-like dinuclear metal center hexameric protein has product MQKNLKNSISQILVDLDSLSPFSLQESWDNSGLILGSKEGSFKQIYVALEVTQDLLEQMEADSVLITHHPLIFSPLKQIISEYYPSSLLHLAIQKNIQLIAMHTNFDKTHFGKYVTKEILGIKNFSQEEFLVQFQWDNDFHSLCTLIKEKFKLQTLKITQTTNPQCKNIGLITGSGGSFIGKLSHIDCFITGDIKYHDAMEGMQKNIHLIDCGHYELERYFGEILLPLLTNLGYKAIILDSKNPFSYI; this is encoded by the coding sequence ATGCAAAAAAACCTAAAAAATAGCATTTCACAAATTTTAGTTGATTTAGATTCATTAAGTCCTTTTTCCTTACAAGAATCATGGGATAATTCTGGATTGATTTTAGGAAGTAAAGAAGGGAGTTTTAAGCAAATTTATGTTGCACTAGAAGTTACTCAAGATCTTTTAGAGCAAATGGAAGCAGATTCTGTGCTTATCACACATCATCCCTTGATTTTCTCCCCACTAAAGCAGATTATTAGCGAATATTACCCTTCTTCTTTGCTTCATTTAGCTATTCAAAAAAATATTCAACTCATTGCGATGCATACTAATTTTGACAAAACACATTTTGGTAAATATGTCACAAAAGAAATTCTAGGAATCAAAAATTTCTCACAAGAAGAATTTTTAGTGCAGTTTCAATGGGATAATGATTTTCATTCACTTTGCACCTTAATTAAAGAAAAATTCAAACTCCAAACCCTAAAAATTACCCAAACCACAAACCCACAATGCAAAAATATTGGACTTATCACCGGAAGTGGAGGAAGCTTCATAGGCAAATTAAGCCACATTGATTGCTTTATCACAGGAGACATTAAATATCACGATGCTATGGAGGGAATGCAAAAAAATATCCATCTCATTGATTGCGGACATTATGAATTAGAGCGGTATTTTGGGGAGATTCTCTTGCCACTTTTGACAAATCTTGGCTATAAAGCTATAATTTTAGATTCAAAAAATCCCTTTAGCTACATTTAA
- the flgH gene encoding flagellar basal body L-ring protein FlgH, translating into MKKTTHFLKAIFPSLAFIYGFLFNGCATTDPQISFKPPAYVEELPPKEEEDNFGNPGSIFGRGDNLLFSDRRAMQLNDLVTVIINQTAQASSSANKNLNENSSGTFGGPSLSYAGSSSSIGSIVNGINNATGFGINLGNNTSTYAGTGTQNRQETFTTTIAARIIKVLQNGNYFIEGSREVLINGEKQIIHLSGVVRPTDIARNNTIESQYIADAKIMYDTQGELKKSTEKGWGTKLIESVWPF; encoded by the coding sequence ATGAAAAAAACCACGCATTTTTTAAAAGCCATTTTCCCAAGTCTTGCTTTTATTTATGGATTTTTGTTTAATGGTTGTGCCACTACAGATCCACAAATTTCCTTTAAGCCTCCAGCCTATGTTGAAGAATTACCCCCCAAAGAAGAGGAAGATAATTTCGGGAATCCAGGTAGCATTTTTGGGCGAGGAGATAATCTGCTTTTTTCTGACAGACGCGCAATGCAGCTAAATGATCTAGTAACCGTCATTATCAATCAAACAGCTCAAGCAAGTTCAAGTGCTAACAAAAACCTTAATGAAAACTCAAGCGGAACTTTTGGAGGACCAAGCCTTTCTTATGCAGGATCTAGCTCAAGCATTGGAAGCATTGTCAATGGAATCAACAATGCCACAGGTTTTGGAATCAATCTAGGAAATAACACTTCTACTTATGCAGGAACAGGAACTCAAAACCGCCAAGAAACTTTTACAACAACTATTGCCGCAAGAATTATTAAAGTTTTACAAAATGGTAATTATTTTATTGAAGGTAGTCGCGAAGTGCTAATTAATGGCGAAAAACAAATTATTCATCTAAGCGGCGTTGTTCGCCCAACAGACATTGCAAGAAACAATACTATAGAATCTCAATACATTGCCGATGCAAAAATTATGTATGACACTCAAGGAGAGCTCAAGAAAAGCACAGAAAAAGGCTGGGGAACAAAACTCATTGAATCAGTTTGGCCTTTTTAA
- a CDS encoding inorganic phosphate transporter: MNIKDFLRYEKALHLNVGDMQRIGVITLFVLLIIILVMWNDDGITNSLLLGFAAIVGGYMALNIGANDVANNVGPAVGSKALSMFGAITIAAICEISGALIAGGEVVDTVRSGIISMDAIGDSRNFATLMLAALLSGAIWLHFATAIGAPVSTTHSIVGGILGAGIAAGGFGVANWVELGNIAASWIISPLSGGIIAALLLYFIKNTITYQQDKKEAARRIVPYLIAFMTWAFALYLINKGLKNIIKMDFVTALIMSFVLAIVVFFIVKITIANAVENMENKKEEINKLFTIPLIFSAALLSFAHGANDVANAIGPLVAIYDALKEGFSLGNQANIPFWIMFLGGLGISIGLALFGPKLIRMVGSEITELDQIRAFCISMSAALTVLVASELGMPVSSTHIAVGAVFGVGFLREYLKKRYKQMELKILESYKGNDSEQIRRFLERFRKASIKKKAAILKSIDRKKAKRKEGIPEIKKKEQKQLKKVYQEELVKRSAINKIIAAWLITVPLSALFGAVSFFILRWMGI; this comes from the coding sequence GTGAATATTAAAGATTTTTTGAGGTATGAAAAGGCTTTGCATTTAAATGTTGGCGATATGCAAAGAATCGGGGTTATAACTTTATTTGTATTATTAATTATTATTCTAGTAATGTGGAATGATGATGGAATTACTAATTCATTGTTGTTAGGATTTGCTGCAATTGTTGGTGGATATATGGCGCTTAATATTGGCGCCAATGATGTGGCTAATAATGTTGGTCCTGCAGTAGGCTCTAAGGCTTTAAGTATGTTTGGAGCAATTACAATTGCTGCAATTTGTGAAATTTCTGGAGCATTGATTGCTGGGGGTGAAGTTGTAGATACGGTGCGTTCTGGAATTATTTCTATGGATGCTATTGGTGATTCTAGGAATTTTGCAACTTTAATGTTAGCAGCTCTCCTTTCTGGTGCAATTTGGCTGCACTTTGCTACTGCCATTGGTGCACCAGTCTCAACAACACATTCTATTGTGGGTGGAATCTTAGGAGCAGGTATTGCTGCTGGTGGCTTTGGTGTGGCTAATTGGGTGGAGCTTGGGAATATCGCTGCAAGTTGGATAATTTCGCCTTTAAGTGGAGGGATTATCGCGGCTTTATTGTTATATTTTATTAAAAATACCATTACTTATCAACAAGATAAAAAAGAGGCAGCTAGGAGAATTGTGCCTTATTTGATTGCTTTTATGACTTGGGCGTTTGCTTTGTATCTTATTAATAAAGGTCTTAAAAATATTATTAAAATGGATTTTGTGACAGCACTTATAATGAGTTTTGTGCTTGCTATTGTAGTATTTTTTATAGTTAAGATAACGATTGCTAATGCAGTGGAAAATATGGAAAACAAAAAGGAAGAAATCAATAAGCTTTTCACTATACCATTGATTTTTTCTGCGGCACTTTTGAGTTTTGCACACGGGGCAAATGATGTGGCAAATGCTATTGGACCTTTGGTGGCTATTTATGATGCGTTAAAAGAAGGTTTTAGTCTAGGAAATCAAGCTAATATTCCATTTTGGATTATGTTTTTAGGTGGGCTTGGAATTTCTATTGGTTTGGCACTTTTTGGTCCTAAATTAATTAGAATGGTTGGAAGTGAGATTACTGAGCTTGATCAAATTCGTGCTTTTTGTATTTCTATGAGTGCGGCTTTAACTGTGCTTGTGGCAAGTGAGCTTGGAATGCCAGTTAGTTCTACACATATTGCTGTTGGCGCGGTCTTTGGTGTAGGGTTTTTGCGAGAATATTTAAAGAAACGATATAAACAGATGGAATTAAAGATTTTAGAATCCTATAAGGGCAATGATAGCGAACAAATACGAAGATTTTTGGAGCGTTTTAGAAAGGCTTCTATCAAGAAAAAAGCGGCGATTTTAAAAAGTATTGATAGAAAAAAAGCAAAACGCAAGGAAGGGATTCCAGAGATTAAGAAAAAAGAGCAAAAGCAGCTTAAAAAAGTCTATCAAGAAGAACTTGTTAAACGATCTGCAATTAATAAAATTATCGCAGCTTGGTTAATTACCGTTCCACTTTCTGCATTATTTGGTGCGGTGAGCTTTTTTATTTTACGATGGATGGGGATTTAA
- the glyQ gene encoding glycine--tRNA ligase subunit alpha, whose amino-acid sequence MLYFSELLLKLQQFWQEQGCLIIQPYDIPAGAGTFHPATLLRSLDSKPWSVAYVAPSRRPTDGRYGENPNRLGSYYQFQVLIKPNPDNIQELYLKSLEFLGLNLKDHDVRFIEDNWESPTLGAWGLGWEVWLDGMEVTQFTYFQQVGGIPCEPVAVEITYGTERLAMYLQGVENIFDIAWNEHYTYADVHLEGEYEFSKYNFEVADTKMLFEFFAKMQEEGRRALEAGLPLPAYDCAMLASHLFNVLDARKAISATERQNYILKIRDLSKACAILYKEQEPMRMERLENAKKPKK is encoded by the coding sequence ATGCTATATTTTTCAGAACTTTTATTAAAACTCCAACAATTTTGGCAAGAACAAGGCTGTCTAATCATTCAACCCTATGATATTCCAGCGGGTGCAGGGACTTTTCACCCTGCAACTTTGCTTAGAAGTCTTGATTCTAAGCCTTGGAGTGTTGCTTATGTCGCTCCCTCTCGTCGCCCAACAGATGGGCGTTATGGAGAGAATCCTAATCGCTTAGGCAGTTACTATCAATTTCAAGTTTTAATTAAGCCAAATCCTGATAATATCCAAGAACTCTATCTTAAAAGTCTTGAATTTCTAGGGCTTAATCTCAAAGATCACGATGTGCGTTTTATTGAAGACAATTGGGAATCTCCAACACTTGGAGCTTGGGGACTTGGTTGGGAAGTGTGGCTTGATGGAATGGAAGTTACACAATTTACTTACTTCCAACAAGTTGGGGGAATCCCTTGCGAACCTGTGGCAGTAGAAATTACTTATGGGACAGAGCGTCTTGCAATGTATTTACAAGGTGTTGAAAATATTTTTGATATTGCATGGAATGAACATTACACTTATGCGGATGTCCATTTAGAAGGAGAATATGAATTTTCAAAATACAATTTTGAAGTAGCTGATACTAAAATGCTTTTTGAATTTTTTGCCAAAATGCAAGAAGAAGGTAGAAGAGCCCTAGAAGCTGGACTTCCCTTACCCGCTTATGATTGTGCTATGTTGGCTAGTCATCTTTTTAATGTGCTTGATGCTAGAAAAGCTATTTCAGCTACCGAACGCCAAAACTATATCTTAAAAATTCGCGATCTCTCAAAAGCTTGTGCAATACTTTACAAAGAGCAAGAACCAATGCGTATGGAGCGTTTAGAAAATGCAAAAAAACCTAAAAAATAG
- the waaA gene encoding lipid IV(A) 3-deoxy-D-manno-octulosonic acid transferase produces MGLFVSFYYLLLCIAHICALPFLFFLSFKSKYTTSIKRRFFLPHFINSKMQIHWFHACSYGEVKSLQGIITSLSYLLKPNEQILLTTTTQTGYTLAKQLFPNAITCFLPFETFIPFWTKNLKIKSLTLIEAELWLMPLFCAKNKKASTLLINARISSNSYNKYRKLTFFYRRLFTLVDNIFCQEKKDKQYLKTLGAKNIKVFGNLKLAEIPQITKHYQKPSQELWLIASTHEKNSQQEEVLILKEILKILPKNSPNNPRILFAPRHPERFKSLIKTLNALLKQNHCPNLSVASQNGIQVSINAPFGFIDTLGELNNLYSIASLVILGGSFLPNIGGHNPIEPAFFRTKLISGPYIYNQKSLFKSLQNYSLTNLENLHKILAKSDLLPPSKITKKLDITKIINIIRNEK; encoded by the coding sequence ATGGGTTTATTTGTAAGCTTTTACTATTTACTCCTTTGCATAGCGCATATTTGCGCCTTGCCTTTTTTATTTTTTTTAAGTTTTAAATCCAAATATACAACTTCCATTAAAAGGCGTTTTTTTCTTCCCCATTTTATTAATAGCAAAATGCAAATCCACTGGTTTCATGCCTGTTCATATGGTGAAGTAAAATCCCTGCAAGGAATCATCACAAGCCTAAGCTACCTTTTAAAGCCCAACGAACAAATTCTCTTAACCACCACCACACAAACAGGCTACACTCTAGCCAAACAGCTTTTTCCAAATGCCATCACTTGTTTTTTACCTTTTGAAACTTTTATCCCCTTTTGGACTAAGAATCTCAAAATCAAAAGTCTCACTTTAATAGAAGCTGAACTTTGGCTTATGCCCTTATTCTGCGCTAAAAATAAAAAAGCCTCCACCCTTTTAATCAATGCTAGAATCTCATCAAATTCATACAATAAATATCGTAAGCTAACTTTCTTTTATCGCAGACTTTTTACCCTTGTTGATAATATATTTTGTCAAGAGAAAAAAGATAAACAATACCTTAAAACTCTAGGGGCAAAAAATATTAAAGTTTTTGGAAATCTCAAGCTCGCAGAAATTCCACAAATCACAAAACATTATCAAAAACCCTCTCAAGAATTATGGTTAATTGCTAGCACACATGAAAAAAATTCCCAACAAGAAGAAGTCTTAATTCTCAAAGAGATTCTAAAGATTCTTCCTAAAAATTCGCCCAATAATCCTAGAATCCTATTTGCCCCTCGTCATCCAGAACGCTTTAAATCTCTAATAAAAACACTCAATGCACTTCTTAAACAAAATCATTGCCCTAACCTAAGCGTTGCTTCTCAAAATGGAATCCAAGTTAGCATTAATGCACCTTTTGGATTTATTGACACTCTAGGAGAATTAAACAATCTCTACTCTATTGCTTCACTAGTCATTTTAGGTGGGAGTTTTTTGCCAAATATTGGTGGGCATAATCCAATAGAACCGGCATTTTTTAGAACTAAACTCATTAGCGGTCCTTATATCTATAATCAAAAAAGTCTTTTTAAATCACTTCAAAATTATAGTTTAACTAACTTAGAAAACCTCCATAAAATACTCGCAAAATCCGATTTACTCCCTCCAAGTAAAATTACAAAAAAACTGGATATTACCAAAATTATCAATATTATAAGGAATGAAAAATGA
- a CDS encoding metallophosphoesterase family protein yields MDYSKPIYIIGDVHGCLETLCALIEKLPQKWDSQIIFTGDLIDRGAKSCEVVDLVMKYNYACVLGNHEELMLEYYHAIPSKGYNKIWINNGGYEAMESYQRNGGFEKIHEHLEWFLKLPRFLEIPLCDEKGQRLFVTHGFGLPYYKEKEKKAEMVTWSRLKSHNWEKEAKKNYGVFNVFGHDVRKVPMIMENFAAIDTGCVYVGDDSKSAVLSALEWPSKQIYQQDNCER; encoded by the coding sequence TTGGATTACTCTAAGCCAATTTATATTATTGGTGATGTGCATGGATGTTTGGAAACTCTGTGTGCATTGATTGAAAAGTTACCACAAAAATGGGATTCACAGATTATTTTCACGGGAGATTTGATAGATAGGGGAGCGAAATCTTGTGAAGTTGTGGATTTGGTGATGAAATATAATTATGCCTGTGTGCTTGGGAATCACGAAGAACTAATGTTAGAATATTATCACGCTATTCCCTCAAAGGGTTATAATAAAATTTGGATTAATAATGGTGGTTATGAAGCAATGGAGAGTTACCAAAGAAATGGTGGATTTGAGAAGATTCACGAGCATTTGGAGTGGTTTTTAAAGTTACCACGATTTTTAGAGATTCCGCTTTGTGATGAAAAAGGACAAAGACTTTTTGTAACCCATGGTTTTGGTTTGCCCTATTATAAAGAAAAAGAAAAAAAGGCAGAAATGGTGACTTGGAGTCGGCTAAAATCTCATAATTGGGAAAAAGAAGCAAAGAAAAATTATGGGGTTTTTAATGTCTTTGGGCATGATGTGCGAAAAGTGCCAATGATAATGGAGAATTTTGCGGCAATTGATACGGGCTGTGTGTATGTGGGAGATGATTCTAAAAGTGCGGTGTTAAGTGCATTGGAGTGGCCAAGCAAACAGATTTATCAACAAGATAATTGCGAGAGATAA